TGAATTGATGAACAATATCATAGAGCAGGCAGATATAGATGAAACTACCAAAAAGAAACTCAAATTCTATACACAGCTTTTTGTTGACGCTTTATCTCCAGCTAATTTTTTCGCTACAAATCCGGAAGCAATCAAACTGGCACAGCAAACGAACGGAGAAAGTTTAAAGAAAGGATTTAATAACCTACTCAAGGATATAAAACTTGGAAAAATCAGCCAGACAGATTTCTCAGCATTTGAAGTAGGAAAAAATCTTGCAACTACTCCGGGCAGTGTAGTTTTTGAAAACGAACTGATTCAACTCATCCAGTACAAACCGACCGGCAAGAAAGTTTGTGAAGTGCCATTGCTGATTATTCCCCCTTGGATAAATCGTTATTATATTCTTGACTTGGAACCGTACAACTCTTTTGTGCGATTTTCTGTAGAACAGGGCTTCACCGTATTTATGATTTCATGGCGTGTGCCCAAAGGCGATATGGGAAAACTTACTTTTGACGATTATGCAGAAAGCGGAATGTTAGATGCTGTTACGGCAATTGAGGAAATTACAAGTCAGAAAAAAGTAAATGTACTCGGCTACTGTATCGGAGGAACACTGCTGGGTTCTGTTGCAGCAGTACTCGCTGAAAAAAAGAAAAGTGACCTGAACACCGCTACTTTCCTTGCCACGATGCTTGATTTTTCTGACTTTGGTGTCTTGAGCGCTGTGGTTGACCTTCCGCTGATTCAAAAAATGGAAAAAGAATTAGGCAAGAACGGAATGCTCCAGGGAAAAGATATGGCCAATGCCTTCAACATGATACGCTCCAAAGATTTGATATGGAGTTATGTCGTTAATAATTATCTCAAAGGAAATGATCCTGCTCCCTACTCTATCCTGCATTGGACCAATGACAATACCAATCTGCCGGGAAATATGTACACTTATTATTTACGGCATTTCATACTTGAAAATAAATTAAGCAAAAAGAATGCACTCAAAGTATGTAACACCCCTGTTGATTTGGGAAAAATTAAAACCCCGTGTTATGTGCTTGGCACCGCAGAAGACCACATCTCACCGTGTCAAACCGCATTTTCAACCACTCGTCTTGTTGGCGGTGAAGTGGAATTTGTAATAGGGGAATCAGGTCATGTGGCAGGAGTTGTAAATCCACCCGTAAAAGAAAACAAGTACGGATATTTCAGCAATGGAAAACTCGGAAAGGACTTAGATCATTTTAAG
The sequence above is a segment of the Bacteroidota bacterium genome. Coding sequences within it:
- the phaC gene encoding class I poly(R)-hydroxyalkanoic acid synthase; the encoded protein is MSRSQKTTSNETTKLLKDMAEAGQRMTQAYLDSLPNLIHSSKDMTETWRNFSNSIASNPEKSGSNIQNSYFDFYKKQMELWQEINQHIMEGGNPLPNGDKRFNAPEWNESPYYFYFIKQTYLMASELMNNIIEQADIDETTKKKLKFYTQLFVDALSPANFFATNPEAIKLAQQTNGESLKKGFNNLLKDIKLGKISQTDFSAFEVGKNLATTPGSVVFENELIQLIQYKPTGKKVCEVPLLIIPPWINRYYILDLEPYNSFVRFSVEQGFTVFMISWRVPKGDMGKLTFDDYAESGMLDAVTAIEEITSQKKVNVLGYCIGGTLLGSVAAVLAEKKKSDLNTATFLATMLDFSDFGVLSAVVDLPLIQKMEKELGKNGMLQGKDMANAFNMIRSKDLIWSYVVNNYLKGNDPAPYSILHWTNDNTNLPGNMYTYYLRHFILENKLSKKNALKVCNTPVDLGKIKTPCYVLGTAEDHISPCQTAFSTTRLVGGEVEFVIGESGHVAGVVNPPVKENKYGYFSNGKLGKDLDHFKETAQYHKESWWIHWAKWLKQHSGKEINAPAKPGSKKNKVIEPAPGRYVKEPL